The following coding sequences lie in one Rhodopirellula bahusiensis genomic window:
- a CDS encoding MazG nucleotide pyrophosphohydrolase domain-containing protein, with product MTSPSKDLSIADLQKHIHRMYYDKDVARGVDGTFMWLMEEVGELASALRGDDRENLAEEFADVIAWLFTIANVADIDLAEALSNKYGNGCPGCRRFECECSLSEKP from the coding sequence ATGACGTCTCCCAGCAAAGATCTCTCGATCGCGGATCTGCAAAAGCACATCCACCGCATGTATTACGACAAAGACGTCGCTCGCGGAGTGGATGGCACATTCATGTGGCTGATGGAAGAAGTCGGGGAACTGGCCTCCGCCCTACGGGGGGACGACCGAGAGAACTTGGCCGAAGAATTCGCCGACGTGATCGCTTGGTTGTTCACGATCGCAAACGTCGCCGACATCGATCTGGCGGAAGCTCTGTCGAATAAATACGGCAACGGTTGCCCCGGCTGCAGACGATTCGAGTGTGAGTGCAGCTTGAGTGAGAAACCATGA
- a CDS encoding sulfotransferase family protein codes for MPPSCVTLSSSVPPNFGTLSTSRMESTSKSEVLPTPPAKTANHPPAKLNSYPFYSPRFWHGMRPSAWWRLLRSGNFEISPSRIPLVISVSLTTFINTLLTWLQKLLFARRLREAELHGPPVFIVGHWRSGTTLLHELMVRDERFSSPSTFQCFAPSHFLLTQWFFRKFAGWLLPGKRPMDNMDAGWDRPQEDEFALMNLGLPSPYRRIAFPRQNQVDMEYLDLNDISHEDRETWLSTLRSFLLRVSVSTNRPLVIKSPTHTGRIGHLARAFPQAKFVHITRDPRSLFPSTCRLWRSLDDVQSLQTSTEEGLDEYVLTCLSKMYDSFHADRPEIDEHHIIDIRYEDLIADPVVTLRTIYESLRLSDFDTVSKDIQDWADNEHRQYKTNTHQLDPEQEKLLLDRWSDYFDRYGYR; via the coding sequence ATGCCTCCCTCTTGTGTCACGCTGTCCTCTTCCGTTCCGCCAAACTTCGGCACACTTTCAACCAGTCGCATGGAATCCACTTCCAAATCCGAAGTTCTCCCAACGCCTCCCGCCAAAACGGCGAACCATCCACCGGCCAAGCTGAACTCGTATCCGTTCTACAGCCCGCGTTTCTGGCATGGGATGCGGCCATCCGCATGGTGGCGTCTGCTGCGCAGCGGCAACTTCGAAATCAGTCCTTCGCGAATTCCGTTGGTGATCAGTGTTTCGCTGACGACCTTCATCAACACGTTGTTGACGTGGCTGCAAAAGCTTTTGTTCGCGCGGCGGTTGCGAGAAGCTGAGTTGCACGGCCCTCCGGTATTCATCGTCGGTCACTGGAGAAGCGGAACGACGCTGCTGCACGAACTGATGGTTCGCGATGAACGATTCAGCAGTCCGTCGACATTCCAGTGCTTCGCACCTTCCCATTTCCTGCTGACGCAGTGGTTCTTCCGGAAATTCGCGGGTTGGTTGCTGCCGGGCAAACGTCCGATGGACAACATGGACGCGGGGTGGGATCGGCCTCAGGAAGACGAATTCGCGTTGATGAATCTGGGGCTGCCCTCTCCCTACCGCCGTATCGCGTTCCCGCGGCAGAACCAGGTCGATATGGAGTACCTGGATCTGAATGACATCTCGCACGAAGATCGCGAAACTTGGTTGTCGACTCTGCGTTCGTTTCTATTGCGTGTCAGCGTTTCGACGAATCGTCCGCTGGTGATCAAAAGTCCAACGCACACCGGCCGCATCGGTCATTTGGCTCGGGCATTTCCACAAGCGAAATTTGTGCACATCACCCGCGACCCGCGTTCGTTGTTTCCGAGCACTTGCCGGTTGTGGCGAAGCTTGGATGACGTGCAGTCGCTGCAGACCAGCACGGAAGAAGGGCTCGATGAGTACGTGCTGACTTGTTTGTCGAAGATGTACGATTCGTTCCATGCCGATCGGCCAGAGATTGATGAGCACCACATCATCGACATTCGATACGAAGACTTGATCGCCGATCCCGTGGTCACGCTCCGAACGATTTATGAGTCGTTGCGTCTGAGCGATTTCGACACGGTCAGCAAGGACATCCAAGATTGGGCCGACAACGAACACCGGCAGTACAAAACCAACACGCACCAATTGGATCCGGAACAAGAAAAGCTCTTGTTGGATCGCTGGAGCGACTATTTTGATCGGTACGGATACCGTTGA